From one Anopheles bellator chromosome 1, idAnoBellAS_SP24_06.2, whole genome shotgun sequence genomic stretch:
- the LOC131205841 gene encoding L-aminoadipate-semialdehyde dehydrogenase-phosphopantetheinyl transferase: MSLRSGGHVRWAFDLASWHPTTADLLLATSCIQPEEKLRLSRFVFRDDFNASLIGRLMMRRFVQLATNLAYDEIAFARDSKGKPFLKNADGVTVDFNVSHQGRFAVLAGLATGAGSNTGGSVPKIGVDVMKIEHGGGKPLEEFFRLMTRNFSDDEWQYIRGRPDDPARLEAFMRNWCLKESYVKNVGVGITVDLRKINFRICSDTLSRDRTVCDTTLRVNGEPMVGWRFEESLIDRDHCVAVSLENADPLTTEDTLRENCFELIDFNTLVEGHRPLLAIDENYCDGIISKEYKNLK; this comes from the coding sequence ATGTCCCTCCGGAGCGGCGGTCATGTACGATGGGCATTCGATCTCGCAAGCTGGCACCCGACCACGGCCGACCTGCTGCTTGCCACGTCCTGCATTCAACCCGAGGAGAAGCTTCGACTGTCACGGTTCGTGTTCCGGGACGACTTCAATGCCTCCCTCATCGGACGACTGATGATGCGCCGATTCGTCCAGCTGGCAACTAACCTGGCGTACGACGAGATCGCATTCGCCCGAGACTCGAAGGGCAAACCGTTCCTGAAGAACGCCGACGGTGTGACGGTGGATTTTAATGTCTCACACCAGGGCCGGTTTGCGGtgctggctgggctggccaccggggctGGCAGCAACACTGGTGGCAGTGTACCGAAAATCGGTGTCGACGTGATGAAGATCGAGCACGGCGGAGGGAAACCACTAGAGGAGTTTTTTCGCCTGATGACCCGTAACTTCTCCGACGACGAGTGGCAGTACATTCGCGGTAGACCGGACGACCCGGCTCGGCTGGAAGCGTTCATGCGCAACTGGTGCCTAAAGGAGAGCTATGTTAAGAACGTGGGCGTTGGCATTACGGTTGATCTGCGAAAGATCAACTTCCGCATTTGCAGCGACACCCTGTCACGGGACCGCACCGTTTGCGACACGACACTGCGGGTCAACGGTGAACCGATGGTGGGCTGGCGGTTCGAAGAATCActgatcgatcgcgatcactGCGTTGCGGTGTCGCTCGAGAATGCTGACCCGCTGACGACGGAGGACACGCTCCGTGAGAACTGCTTCGAACTGATCGATTTCAACACACTCGTTGaaggccaccggccactgttgGCGATCGATGAGAACTACTGCGACGGTATTATTAGCAAAGAGTATAAGAACCTGAAATGA